Proteins from one Malaya genurostris strain Urasoe2022 chromosome 2, Malgen_1.1, whole genome shotgun sequence genomic window:
- the LOC131429425 gene encoding uncharacterized protein LOC131429425 yields MESLNLIESRIDNLNQLLGPLPTIDNQVENLTDSVLSAASFLPSVSTGHLADGSARDNILNVFKRKDELEAYLDPSYLDEEQDIRAKEIYINTIANDLATTFETLQKIKALEPTLGAEYFRNLPDVGNQLKTMMTTTAEQKQANDLLEESLVIAMQRYSEIQNGIKDSLRAMNDQIDRLEERLLERKKQDKDV; encoded by the coding sequence atgGAATCGTTAAACTTAATAGAATCTCGTATTGATAACCTAAACCAGTTACTTGGCCCCTTACCAACTATTGATAATCAGGTAGAAAATTTAACGGATTCGGTACTATCGGCCGCGTCCTTCCTGCCCTCTGTCAGCACAGGTCATTTGGCTGATGGCAGTGCTCGAGATAACATTTTGAATGTCTTCAAAAGAAAGGATGAGTTGGAAGCATATCTGGATCCATCCTATTTAGACGAAGAACAAGATATCAGAGCTAAGGAAATTTATATCAATACTATTGCAAACGATTTGGCTACAACTTTCGAAACTTTGCAAAAAATTAAAGCTCTCGAACCGACTTTAGGAGCGGAATACTTCCGTAATCTTCCGGATGTTGGCAATCAACTGAAAACAATGATGACTACGACTGCGGAACAGAAGCAGGCAAACGATTTGCTCGAAGAGAGTCTGGTGATTGCGATGCAGCGTTACAGTGAAATCCAAAACGGCATTAAAGACTCTCTTCGTGCTATGAACGATCAAATCGATAGATTGGAGGAACGGTTATTGGAAAGAAAGAAACAGGATAAGGATGTTTGA
- the LOC131431735 gene encoding histidine-rich glycoprotein: MFRSIILVTLFSVCFAGIIHHREDDEEVAETEHHHNIDHKHATSHQSFKFHHFHAVPVYVKKEDQQFLKHPVEVSGLKHNLKIVHPETEHNHGHGLTLENHSEFDHKLHGGHGYDLGHAGTEHVQQDYGHEYEHHYGQLDDGEES, encoded by the exons ATGTTTCGATCAATT ATTCTCGTGACACTGTTCAGCGTGTGCTTCGCCGGTATCATCCACCACCGGGAGGACGATGAAGAAGTGGCTGAAACCGAACATCATCACAACATCGACCACAAGCACGCGACGTCGCACCAGAGCTTCAAGTTTCATCATTTCCACGCCGTTCCTGTCTACGTCAAGAAGGAGGACCAGCAGTTCCTGAAACATCCGGTCGAAGTCTCCGGGCTGAAGCATAACCTCAAG ATCGTGCATCCTGAAACCGAACACAATCACGGTCATGGGCTAACACTGGAGAATCATAGTGAATTTGATCACAAACTGCATGGCGGGCACGGATACGATTTGGGTCATGCTGGTACCGAACACGTTCAACAGGATTACGGTCACGAATATGAGCATCACTACGGACAGTTGGATGATGGAGAAGAGAGCTAG